A segment of the Populus alba chromosome 9, ASM523922v2, whole genome shotgun sequence genome:
GCTACTTGTGTGGTCTAGGTTTCAAATTAGATCATGTAAGGATTGACTCGATAAAACTTGGTTAACTTGATAGGTCAATCCAGAGACAAGCAGGAAGACCAAGCAAAACTCAATTTGggctaaaaaaaacaactttcaagacgccatttttttttttaaaaaaaaatattgagacttAACATCTCAGAGTAGTACAAATCAACCCAAGCTGGTTAACATATTAAACCCACAACCCAGATCATGGACTCAGTTgagtttaatgatttttttaaattattttttattaattatgtgataacaaaaaatgtttatagtaaaacaaccatttttttttaattcaattatgaTGGGTTGCACAACAAAAAGCGCttaccaatattaaaaatagtttctataatcttattcaaaaacataataaaaattaaatggcattaaataaaataatatctaaatatattcttaatttgtttaagaatttaataaaataatatacaaagtgtatttttaattaattattttttaagaaattacatCTAAAGTAATAGTAAAAGACTATGAAAAAGTTTAAGCACGCTCTTAGCACTCAAAGGcctttacaatttattttttctaataaattggGTGGAATCCacctaaatttgtttttttttttaaatagagcaCACATCATCTGCTTGTTAGGCCACCATAGAAGTGactaaaaattaagataatttgttTTACACTTTAGTTATCTTTTGTTGAATTTTGTCTTTTCTAACCAAATGGTCATACAAAAttgtaattgaaaataaaaaaaagttgagaatgaaaattaaaaacaattatacattattacaataaaaagtgttatattgaaaataatttagcCATAACCCAATGCTTGTGTCTCTTAGTATCCAAAAGTGGCTACATCACCAAAAATTGCATCATTTTTCACTTTGCTGCatgacacaaaaataataagctTGGATTAAAAGGGAAGCtcaaatatttaacaaatttaaataaaaataaagttataaagGAAGGAGTTAATAACAATATcatctttataatttaataaaactcATTAATTGATCCTTATTGTATCAAAAACATAGATTTAATTCTTATCTTTTTCAATCTatcttgttttctcttttaaaaaatagaaaaaagtttAACGTATCTTGGGACGTGTTCACTTCACAACTTCTTGAGaaaaaaacccttttaaaaTCATACAACTCACAAGTTGACTCTTTGGCGAAATACAATTTTtagttgcatatttttttttgaagaaaataagaTTATGACAAAACTTAATTTCTCATGGAAAAAacccttttaaaaattatatcaccatgagttgattttttaataaaaacaaaattttattgacATATcttttagcaaaaacaaaatcctactcatcaaaattaaattctcgAGGACAAAACTCATTTAAGGATTATGCCATCCTCGAACATCCatatgtaaaagaaaaatagaatgcACATTACAAATAACTTAATGCAACCTAATTAATTCAAACAAGTATAACCTAATGCAAACATCATACACcctattttaaattaacaacatacaaacaaatatacatttgtgaataaaaaattaataaatatgttaCAAATTATTCTCAAGACTAGTAAATCACatattaagatttaaatttgaCCTTTACGAATCATTTGAGTTGGCTGAAACTGCATTAGAGTGGTTACAATAAAGTGAAATATTGGCGACACACTACATACTTGAACAAGCAAGCTAGACTATGGAGTGTTATTGCACACTTAGACGAGTCGAGGAGGCATGTGGACTTGCGGGTTAGTTACTTCACTTTTTCTCCTTCCATAGTACACAGGTGATGTAGCCCACCTCCTTCGACAAGGAAAGATCGATGACAAAGAAGTTTCTATTAttgttcttttatcttttaatagtATGTTGCAGAATTTTATAGATGAAGAGAGGTTGTTAACTCAGTccattttagttaattttggcACTGATTTAGTGAGGATCTAACTATATATGGTATGTGATGTTGATGTGGGTGTGTTTGATGTCTTTAGAAAGTATTGGTGTTAAAACAATTCATGGTTGAGCAAAAGTAAAGATCAACAACTTGAAGATTTTAGTGATTAggttttgtcttctttttaatacttcctttgttttctttatcttcctagtttttttctttctctcttttgcaAAAtcttcttattatattttttagtcccAATTCATTtagttcctttttctttcttgcttctTATTTCATTCCctaaattctttatattttttcttctttattatttttatttacctaCCTTAtaacacaaaaccaaaaaaatgaaaaataaaaaaattaattgagctttattggaaaaaatatatatttttaagaaaattatttttgaaaacacatgaaaaaattgatggtaaaaaatgagtctagatgaaaaattttaattagaaatcaaggcatttttagaataataataaaaaaaaaaacttaattgaagATTCTAAAtactgttttaaaaaattatttaaagttttttaagaaaGTGTTTTGAAGCgtggtaaatattattttttaaattttttttatttagaaatatattaagataatatatttttttttatatatttttttatatttgcacatcaaatttttttaaaaatattaaaatgaagaaataaaaatcaattttaacgGAAAAACAGTTGAAATACTCATAAAACTAcagagattaattaattagcttcATAAAACAggattaagttataattaaatcACAGGGGAAGATTCCATTCTGTCATTGACGAGGAGCACGTGCAAAAGTGAAAGCCCAAAGCGAGCAAAATCAGATGACAACCTTGGGACTTAAACATTCGTTCTTTCTAACAGTTTGGTTCATGCAAAAATCTTTGTCTTCTCTCACACTCTCCTCTCCTTTGCGTTATATTCCTTTCTTTACCCTTTGCAGGCAGCATTGCTCACCATCACCGTTGTTAACGTTTTGATGCACtagtagataataataatacccATGGGAGCTCAAAAGAGCATCCATGCTGGCAAAGGTCAGTATTGAAATTCggttcttgattttttcttctttttctgggaattttattttgttgttattgattGTGGATTTTGATATGTTACAGCCAAGATTGATGTGAATGTTGATTTTACTCACAAGCTATGTGCTACTTTGATGCTTCCTTCTCTAAGGTTCTTTTCTTTGTATTATCCATTTCTTTGATTATTAATTCCGAGTAACTGCCACATCTCTCTCTCACTCGTTCACTGACCCTCTTTCATGTAAAACTGCAGGAACACTGGAAGTCCTCTTTCTCTGATAATTGGGAGGTGGGTCTTTTCCTTTATAACCTTTGCCGTTTCGTTTATTGGTTACCAAGTTTTTttctatgggttttttttttttttttggcttctagtatgaattttctttgtttggttactgagaaaatggtgggaaagaaaaggaaatattgTTAAGTTTTTGAATCTTTCCATGTAATTGAATTCATAAAAAGCTGGGTTTTGTTCTTTAACTATGTTTTGTAGACCAGagaaatgcaaaacaaaatttacaCTCTTTCCTGCTTGCAAAAAGTAGTGTCGGTAGTTGTTTGGCAATTAATTCAATTGCGTTTTGCAGTCTTTGCATCAAACACCCGAATTTATTTGGTGGAAGTGAGAAGCTTGATGTATCATGGGATAAGGGGCTCTATGATTCAAATGTCTCAGTAACTTATAGAAGGCCAAGACCTGAGTGGCtttgtcaaaaatgttttgttattcAGGTCAGTTGCTATAAGCTATGACTACTCTTTGGTgctattattgtgttttgtagACGGAAAATTAAGGAACTGGGTTTTAATGAAGAAACTGTTTAATtcgatttattttgtttttggtatagaaaatctcaaaaatttaggattttcaaagaaaacagCCAATTGGGATTTTAAGGGAaaaggtttgtttgttttttctcccCACTAATTGATCCACGAATTATTTGTCCCAGCATTCTTTTTCACCTGAAATTGGGGTCCATGGTACACCAATTGACAATTTCTCTCGTTCGGGGAGTGGAGATGTAAATTTGTCTCGTTTATCAGTTGGTCTGGATCGAAATGAGCCTGCAAGCTCTGACTGGAGCAGCAGCACCAGTATCAAATTTGAGGTTCTGGCCATGCTTAATAAGCAGTTATtgcttatgttgtttttttcagctgagttttttttttttcttgtcatatatggttgatttattaagaaattaattgttttgGGCCGTGCAGCATGTCCAACTAGTGAATGATGATGGACGCTCCATAACCAGGGACATTGATGGGTTCCCAGTGACATGCAGGTAGTCTACACTTttattatttcagtttcaagTGATTTATATTATGTTGTTTCCTAATGAATCAGTAAAATGCTTGTAATACAGTGGCAGTCCCCATGACAGTATGCTAGTTTTGAAGCAAGAGTCTCAGTATGCAAAGGCAAATGATCACAGTTTTTCTCGGGTAAaccttcttgataatatataaattgtGCATTCATATTCGTTCAGGCTTAGTTGTAGTTCTATCCATTGTAATCTCTATCTTGACACATACACCTTTAGTGCCAGCCATGTTGCTTTTCACTAACTACTAGTTTTGTTATATCCAGTTTAGTATGCAAATTGAACAAGGGATTCCTATTCTATCAAAGTGGCTAATCTTCAACAAGTTCAAATTTACTGCTACAAAAGGAGTCAAACTTGGACCAGCATTTTTATTGGCAAGGTGAGCAAGTTTTCTATGCCGTTTTTAGTAGGTGCTGCATGGTTGTTAGTGCAAGTAGTGATTTAGTGGTCCAAAAGAGAGGGGAGACCCTGAACACTATTGGTAACTGGAAGCAGGATGTAAAGGACAAGAGTCTTTTCAAGGGCGTCAGTAGCTACACAGCATGTGCTAGGAAGCAGGAGAGGTGTTCTTAGAagcataaataaattcaaaaactgTAGTATGTTGGTACTGGGAACTAGTAATTTGCTGAACAGAACAAAAGGGAATTATATCTTGgctgatagaatgtaaagagaGTCTTAATCtgaaatttagtaaaataatgCTTGAAATGATATGGTGTACCTGGCTACGCAAGTTACTCAGCAGTCTGTACTGGAAGCATGCTGCAATTCTTGCTATCCCCTCGAGCATCTTAGCAGTAGGAAGAAATTATACACTCATGCttcttattctctctctctgtgcATGACTCATACCCTTTCATTCTGACAGCCTGACAGGTGGTTCCATTGTAGGGGACATGGCTCCTTACCAAGCATTTGCAATTGGAGGGCTTGGTAGTGTGCGAGGATATGGTGAGGGTGCTGTTGGATCCGGAAGATCATGTCTGGTTGGAAATAGTGAATTGACGTTTCCTCTGGTATGTAAAGCTTCATGGTATCTTTAAGGATGGCAAATTATTATAAGATGCAAAAAGTTCTGGTTCATGCTGCAATTTaaggtttcttgatttttcacaGAAATCTTAAGGAAGAGACTCATTTCGCCCTAAATACTTATGTTGCAGCAGCACCTTCACTGATCagaacactttaaaaaatttaataatagcaaTTATACTGTTTTATATTCGGGTTTCAAGCCTATGCATGGATATGTTGTTTCTTTACAAGACATCTGGTTTGCTACTATGTTGTCTGTTTCATTGTGTTGGGTATTGAAAGTAGAAGAGGGGATGGAATCAAATGAATTACTCTATCTGATTCCCATAATCTCTTTTTGTAATTCATAAATACAGCAGTTTGTCTTGCCATGTGATTGTAGTTTGTTTAGGAAAACAAGCAAACATTGACAATTTAGGAGAAATAGGCCACCAAATACCATCTGTTTTGGGGTagctaaaacacaaaaaactagCTGAGCCTGAAGTAGGGAATAGTAGGAAATGGCCATTTCCCATGTCTGCATCACCTGTGCAACTGGTTCTGTTTCTAAAATCCTCCTTTCTTTCAAGGTTTGTTCTGAaatgcataataaaaaaaaaattgtgctgGTGGCATGTTGGTGAGGGTAAAACTAATCTGTACTTTTCCGGGCAAGGTCATATTTAATAGATTGGACTGTGTAGGCCACAATGTCCTAGTTTTGAATCCTTGGCTACTTAATAAGTAGGTTGATTGTTTCTTGCAAGAGACAAGAAATGTTCTTTGCTGGTGGAGAAGAAACAAGATTCTAGAGTGTGtgattttttctcctcttcatCTTAAGGAGGATTGCATTGTCAGCAAAAGCACAATTGAAAATTCATTAACCCTCAAAGAAAAACGAGAAATCTGTGTTGTGAATCTTGGAACCTAGTCTTGCGGTCATCTTCAATTGAGTCATTGCTAAAGTCACCTCTAGATAAATTAGATTCTCGCTATTTGgtgtagatgcattctaaatgCTGTTGTTCTCACTGCTATTTATAACACTGTGAAGTACAGCCTCTTTACCATGGCCATTAAGTCTGTTATATGAAAGCTTATAGCATGGATAACTGGGTTTTCTGAAATTCATATGCAAAATCAAGGCAATCGGAGCCATGCTAAAGTGAGTAGGTAAGATAGAACAAGTCATTTAGGTTTGTATCTTTGTCAAAGATATAGTTAATCTTTGGTTCTGGGACATTGAAGGGaccaatattattattttttatttttcggtGAGGGACCAATTATATGACCACTCAACTTGCACATTAATTCTTGGTGCCATGACAATATACATATTCTTTTAAGGGTTCCTCTTGCCTCTAGGTGATGCAACCCTAAAACTCCTCAAGACTTGAAATAATCAACCaacttctatttttcttctacCATGAGATTGGTGGCATTTCCATATTGTTTCTTCATGTCCTCTCATGATTTATTAGATATTCCGAGCCTAGCAACTCTAGCCATTATATTGGTGGAACTTAGACATATAGTAAGAAGGTATGGGTCAACAACATCACACTagttattcttaaaatttatagcAAATTTTTCTGTTGTAGCTGCCTTCCGTCATGCACTCTCACATTCTGTATATTTTTCTCTCATGACTGAATTTGATGAAGTGAAACATGTCAACTTACTTTCGATGCGTTTCTTACTGTATCCAGAGTAAGATGTTGGAAGGTGCTTTTTTCTTGGACTGTGGAACTGATCTGGGATCTGGCCGTCTTGTACCTGGTAAATTAACTTATCTCACTTGCTTAGAAATTGTTCTCTACtcacaatttttctttttattttcagttgAATTTTTCATTCCAATGTCCAATAGTATTTATGTTGCTGAGTAAACAGTGACATTCAGTTTCTCTGTTTTAGAGATACAAACGAATCTGCATTTTAGTTCTTAGTTGCACAATGGACTTAAACAACTTCTTATAAAGTTTTCAAGACTTCAAACACATCTAATTGCAGCAAAAAAATGGAGGAATTTAGATGAATAGGAATCTGCATTGTAATTGGATGAATATGGGCCATGGAGTGTAATTATAGTAGGAAGTGAAGGActtagtcttttctttctctAGGAAGTATGAAGCCTTGgtgtttaataattattagttGTATACTGCTTCCCCATTCTTCTGCTAACCTGATTAAGTTAACTTGTCTATGTTGGTCTTACTTCAGTAGATCTGTTTGAGCCCCCCTCATTCAACCATGTCTGCAATTGCTCAGTGTTTTTACTCAGCATGTTCCACAACCCTGTGTGTGACGACTACCACTGCTTATCTGTTATTTTCTTTGCCAttgtcaattttgttgttttcgCCTTTGTAACTTTGAAGTCCTTTTGTTTTCCCTCCCATTTCTTCTTCCCCACCACCCATCTTTTTGGTTATTGCTGCCAGGCTAATGACACCGTTTGCCTTTTGAGTTTCAGGAAATCCAGCGATGAGGCAGGGCAAACCGGGATCTGGAGTTGGGCTTGGATATGGCCTTCGTTTCAAGTCTCCAGCTGGTCATTTTCAGGTTGACTGCGCCATCAATTCCTTTCAACAAAAAACTGTCTACTTTGGCATCAGCAACCTCATCTGATGAATTCCGTAAGCCCAATGGTCGCTTTCTTTTCTGGCTTTCCAATGGATTAGATGATGATTATTGAGAAAAGTTAGCTGTGGAATATGGAATTAGTAGAAGCATTGACATTTTCCTGCCGCTAAAAGGAAGTTGTTTCTGTTCTCCATCAATGATAAAGTTGCCGTTATCTGTAAGTTTTGTCCACTTACATTTCCAAGCAGTCTAGTCACCTTGCAAGTTACAAAACCAAAGAGTACATTGCTGGAaatatctattttcttttcctgctgaaattaaattttagcgGAGAACAGTTCAATAGAAAAAATGTAGAGTAGAAATTAAAGTATCCCTACAGGTtcctagtaattttttttttttttaaccacagAACTGATTTCCTTTTCATGTTCAAAAATCAATAGAATAGAATATGAGACTGCAAATTCATGCGTGTAAATGGAAGTGATTCTTCAGCATTGTTTCTGGTATGGTATGGAATAAGTCTGTGGAAAAGGTCAGATTAATTGTCTTATTGCCTCGTTTATTTCTTAACAAGTGTGTGTTTGATTGTGGTAGCTTTAGTGATTatagtttgaaaatataaatttcagaaaagttataaatttgaaacttttttataatttcaagaaagtgtttttagTGGGAATTTATGCATGATAAGTGTTTGATTGATTAATCAAACACTCAAATCTCaatacaatatcaaatatcaaatagGCCAGGTGCTTACCAGTAACAAAACACAACCTGCGTATATAAACAGTCCAACAGAATCATTCCCCTTCTTTCTAAACTTACCTAAATGTAGCATGCTTGCCCActttgtgaagaagcctttgacAGCAGTAGAAGTTTCCACAGAAGAAAGGACAGGCAATTTTCATTCTGGGCACCATTCCATTGAATTTTCCAAGCTTGTTTCATGAACATGATCTACAGGTTGGTGACCcaccattttcatttttgtgtGTTAGGACAGTGAGCCACAAGTTCTAACATTTATAGCTGGTTGGCCCATGAGGTGCTCAGGAGAGGGAAAAAGGCACCTTTTTGTGAATAATGATGAAGGTGCATTATTGCAGACAAGGTGTCATGATTTGTATTGCAGTGACAAGTTGGAAGTCGATACTGTTTCTTACATGTTAAGATCCAAGCAATGTCCTCGTTTTAGTCAAACTAGGAACATGGAAAGGTGGTAATGCATTAAAGACCATAGCCGATATTTTATGACGGGAATTGCAAATCTAGAAAAAGACTTTAATACTCAATTGTGTAGTCTAAGTATTGTTAGGTTTTCAAGCTTGAAGGCTATTTCTGTTTATGTAGTATtgtggttttgaaaaatatttggtttacattaaattgattttattaaaaattctcTTAAATTTGGTAAAAaggttgtaaaataatttttttttaaaaaaagcagcagaagcagcagcatgttatgcttttcaaattttctCGGTTTCGAAGGTGTCATtgcctgtttggcattgcggccaaaccggcttttcaaaaaaattcaaattttttttttattaaaattgaatgcggtttatactttttggatcgttttgatgtgctaatgtcaaaaatgatttttaaaaaatgaaaaaacattattggcatgcttttcggcacaaaaaactatttgaaaagcaaccgctaccacactcccaaacacttttaaaaaataatcaaagcagtttttttattttattattattcatataaaatgtTCAGGCCAACGTAcatctcaattaattaaaacagCTTTTATTATTATGCTGGAAGAGGAGGAGAGTGAATCATCCAAATGTAAACAATTTCGAAAAATCTTGTCCTTCGGCAATCACAAGTTTTGGTAGTTAGCCAGCACCCATCCTGAAAGTAATCAAATTGTCGGCAACAGCTCATAAAAAAGTTCAGtattattttcgtttttttttttaataatacaaagGCAACgaataataaaaacttgaaaacgtAGCTTGACAACCCTGCCAAAACCTTTCatggtatttatatttatttattttttcttgggcATCACTGCTGCACTTGTCATTTCATTGCCTAAACAATACCATTGCAATCAGATCCCATGCGAGGTTCCGAGAAACAAGTGAATGGGAGAAAAAAGAActcataaatttattaaataaactgaGATTttgcccaaaaataaaaataaaataagacatCAAAATTTGAATAAGAGAGAAGGGGTGGGTGGGGGAGGAGGGGGGTTGATTTTGGCTCAGGTTCTTTAATCAGAGCCCATCACCGTTCCCTACAATGCTTTTCCTTGCTGAATTGTTTACTGCATTTTCTTCCCTCCCTCTTTCTGTCCTAAAAGTACATAAACTTTCACATATGTACAgaacacacacaaaaagaagacaaaaactCCTTCAATTTTCGACTTTTGCTGATATCTTCATCAAAAAGTAGTTTCCTTTGCTCTCCACCCCCGAGTTTAAGTACCTATTATTCATCCCTTTCTATGTTTCTAATGGCCCTCTCCGGGCTGCAACTTTTGGGGTTAATTTTTTCAGGTTGTGGGCACTTGACGCCTCTTCAAAACCATTCTCCCCAACGCAAGTTACTCCAACAATACCTTACACTTCTTCATATATCTTCAACTCTTTTATTCATCtgtaaaaaaatgacatttggCACGAATGAGTCAGCTTGATCGGCAACTTGAGAATATATATGGAAACAAATCAGAAACCAAATAATAACAGACAAAGCATAACAAATTCGGCAAGCTTAAAAGGATAAGATGTAACAAAATAAAGCAAGTAAACTTATGGCTAAGCTGCCATATATGATAATGTATATATTATTGGTTGCCTAATTGGGTCGAAAACACAAAAAGCCAAAGTTCAGGGCACGGTCAAATACAATTTGGTTGATATGGTTGAGTTCTAGCAGTTCAAGAATCTCGAATATTTGGGTGTGTCTGGTCACCAGAAAAACATTAGTTAATAACATGGCCTGTATAATTTGGCTAAAATGTTTAATATTTGCCACAACTAAAATAACTTCCAAGACAACGCAACCAAAGTCTAGCTCAAGAAACAAGATCATTCCCTGGATATGCTAATCTGTCACAAATCACACATGACTTGCTGCTTATTTCATCACCAAATAATATCCCTCTAACTTTCTCTCAATTACATCAGCAAAGATCAACAAAATATGGAAATCAATGGTCAAGAATCTAAGGCCCATTCAAGTCATATTAAGACCAAAAGTTTGCATCTTGAGCAAATTCTATCCCAAGATCATACAAGATAAGCAATTCCGCGAACTTGCGAGGGAAGAAATTTGGTAAATGTGGATTGAATTGACATGATAATGACAGCATGACCAGGTTGAGAGGCTAATCTTCATTCAAGTGAAAACTCCATCCCTCCAATAATTCTAAACCAACATTTGTAAAAGTACTAAAGAAAAAGTGCCACCTTGACTCCGACTTTAGCCGAATACCAACTTCTAATAACAAACCATCTTTTCTAGGTTTGATCAAAGCCAAACCATCCTACCGTCAAACCCAAACTCACCGCGTCAACTCACTAACTCAAActcaacaaataacaaaattacgCAGAATAATAGACACTTACCACAACATTAGTCCTGGAAAATGACTTCATCAGCAATTTTCATCAAAGGTTTCAAACAATTTGGTTCGAATTTCCGAGCAAACAAATACGAACTCGAATAATTCGATTTTCTCAGCTCCTGAATCAAAACCGGAGAAATCTCACTAGCCTTATAAGTATAAGGATGCCCGTTACGGGTTCCTGTCCAATTAACCCTTGTTAATGTATACTTAGTACACCCCTTTGGATCCTGCATTGACAATAACGTAGGAAAATAATGTTCTTCTGGGTAACATTCATCTTCTCGATAACACGGCTGCTTGAACTTGTTCCACAGCCTACGATCCTCAATAACCATGAGCGCGTGTCGGCGCGTGATAACAAAAAACTGAGACCCACCACGGAATTTCTCAAAGGGCACCTCTGGCATCATTGCATACCTCCCTCTAGCCACATATCTTTTCCATAACCGCCGCTCCTTCGATATAATCTCGACGAAACTCTTGTACTCGATTTTCACATTATACTGAGTCGACTCAGGTCCCGACTCGGAGGAAGAAAAATCGAAAGATTTAGAAGAAATTAAGGAATCGTAGACGTATTTGAAGGAATGGAGAGGGATGCAGTACTGGGAGAGGACGGCGAAGAATGTGTTGG
Coding sequences within it:
- the LOC118053836 gene encoding outer envelope protein 39, chloroplastic; this translates as MGAQKSIHAGKAKIDVNVDFTHKLCATLMLPSLRNTGSPLSLIIGSLCIKHPNLFGGSEKLDVSWDKGLYDSNVSVTYRRPRPEWLCQKCFVIQHSFSPEIGVHGTPIDNFSRSGSGDVNLSRLSVGLDRNEPASSDWSSSTSIKFEHVQLVNDDGRSITRDIDGFPVTCSGSPHDSMLVLKQESQYAKANDHSFSRFSMQIEQGIPILSKWLIFNKFKFTATKGVKLGPAFLLASLTGGSIVGDMAPYQAFAIGGLGSVRGYGEGAVGSGRSCLVGNSELTFPLSKMLEGAFFLDCGTDLGSGRLVPGNPAMRQGKPGSGVGLGYGLRFKSPAGHFQVDCAINSFQQKTVYFGISNLI
- the LOC118053835 gene encoding glycosyltransferase BC10, producing the protein MPETSSTNCPNSIKIGPIMFTTQFLLVFSLLLSLPILFLLAPRIFPPHNPSIPISPYDEQDDLDLFRKATAVAASSSFVTHYPSAHAHFTFKSKKLKIAFLFLTNTDLFFAPLWEQFFKSADKNLFNIYVHADPYSNVTKPKGVFSSQFIRNAKRTYRASPTLISATRRLLATAILDDPTNTFFAVLSQYCIPLHSFKYVYDSLISSKSFDFSSSESGPESTQYNVKIEYKSFVEIISKERRLWKRYVARGRYAMMPEVPFEKFRGGSQFFVITRRHALMVIEDRRLWNKFKQPCYREDECYPEEHYFPTLLSMQDPKGCTKYTLTRVNWTGTRNGHPYTYKASEISPVLIQELRKSNYSSSYLFARKFEPNCLKPLMKIADEVIFQD